Proteins encoded by one window of Archaeoglobus veneficus SNP6:
- a CDS encoding phosphoglycolate phosphatase, with protein sequence MLRPKGLAIDIDGTITYRNRSLNCKAVEALRKVKIPVVLATGNISCFARTAAKLIGVSDIVICENGGIVRFSYDGDDIVLGDISKCLKAAEILKEYFEIEFLDAEYRKSEVCLRRNFPIEEARKILHDAKLDVKIVDSGFAYHIMDAKVSKGRALEYIADELGISPKEFAAIGDSENDIDLIKAAGLGIAVGDADLKLKMEADVVVSKKNGDGVVEALELLGLI encoded by the coding sequence ATGCTCCGTCCAAAGGGTCTCGCCATTGACATCGACGGAACCATAACATACAGGAATCGAAGCCTGAACTGTAAGGCCGTTGAAGCTCTCAGGAAGGTAAAAATCCCTGTAGTTCTTGCAACTGGCAACATATCCTGTTTCGCAAGAACTGCTGCAAAGCTTATAGGCGTCTCAGACATTGTTATATGCGAAAATGGAGGTATTGTTCGATTCAGCTACGATGGCGACGACATAGTGCTTGGGGACATAAGCAAATGCCTTAAAGCGGCTGAAATTCTCAAAGAGTACTTTGAAATCGAATTCCTTGACGCTGAGTACAGGAAGTCGGAGGTCTGTCTTCGCAGAAACTTTCCTATTGAAGAGGCGAGGAAAATTCTTCACGATGCAAAGCTTGATGTTAAAATCGTCGATTCAGGTTTTGCGTACCACATAATGGATGCGAAGGTCAGCAAAGGAAGGGCTCTTGAGTACATAGCTGATGAACTTGGTATAAGTCCGAAGGAGTTCGCTGCAATTGGTGATTCTGAGAACGACATAGACCTGATTAAGGCTGCCGGCCTCGGTATTGCCGTTGGAGATGCTGACTTAAAGCTCAAAATGGAGGCCGACGTGGTAGTCTCGAAGAAGAATGGCGATGGAGTTGTTGAAGCACTTGAGCTTCTGGGCTTAATTTAA
- a CDS encoding (Fe-S)-binding protein, which yields MRRMQRRHSGCQRRWRRCSAWTFREVAYDSLTPVEVHEIDPKVAKILSLLPHRDCGACSYDTCYDLAVAIAERREKPDACRIVGKKVGSVIEKILRR from the coding sequence ATGCGAAGGATGCAGAGAAGGCACTCTGGATGCCAGAGACGCTGGCGAAGATGTTCAGCGTGGACTTTTCGCGAAGTAGCATATGATTCACTTACGCCCGTAGAGGTACACGAGATCGACCCGAAAGTTGCAAAAATACTGTCATTACTTCCACACCGCGATTGCGGAGCGTGCAGTTACGATACATGCTATGACCTTGCAGTTGCAATAGCGGAGAGAAGAGAAAAACCCGACGCTTGCAGGATTGTGGGGAAGAAAGTAGGTAGTGTGATTGAGAAAATTTTGAGGAGGTGA
- a CDS encoding rhomboid family intramembrane serine protease, with protein MKRCDYCGKEDWMPYQCSYCGGYFCSEHRLPEEHDCPGLKDDYWNVPVKVKRKRRVDVHKVNIPLPKPSGIAAYGYNNLIIGICTIMFFLSIILPVERFLALHPSYLFVMPWQIVTCIFLHGSFDHYLVNMIVLLFFGSELERRAGGNNYLKIFFLSGIAGNLAYLLFAYSTGELYPALGASGAIYGIMGTLAIIAPEIRVLFFFMIPMGIRTALLLFAAYDLFMLPFSAQTGVAHAAHLAGLLVGLYYGKKLRILRRWRMW; from the coding sequence GTGAAGCGTTGCGATTACTGCGGAAAAGAAGATTGGATGCCATACCAGTGCAGTTACTGTGGTGGTTATTTCTGTTCGGAACACAGATTGCCTGAAGAGCACGATTGCCCAGGTCTGAAGGACGACTACTGGAATGTGCCGGTTAAGGTTAAGAGGAAAAGAAGGGTTGACGTTCATAAGGTAAATATCCCTCTTCCAAAGCCCTCCGGAATCGCCGCATACGGCTACAACAACCTCATAATTGGAATTTGCACGATAATGTTCTTCCTCTCAATAATCCTGCCAGTCGAGAGATTTCTCGCTCTTCACCCTTCCTACCTCTTCGTCATGCCATGGCAGATTGTCACGTGCATATTCCTCCACGGCTCCTTCGACCACTATTTAGTGAACATGATTGTCCTGCTGTTCTTCGGTAGCGAACTGGAAAGAAGAGCTGGAGGCAACAACTATCTCAAAATATTCTTCCTTTCAGGAATTGCCGGAAACCTGGCTTACTTACTCTTTGCGTATTCAACGGGTGAACTCTATCCAGCGCTCGGTGCGAGCGGTGCAATCTACGGTATAATGGGCACTCTGGCGATTATAGCTCCAGAAATACGAGTTTTGTTCTTCTTTATGATTCCAATGGGCATCAGAACAGCACTTCTGCTATTCGCTGCATACGACCTCTTTATGCTCCCGTTCAGCGCTCAAACGGGCGTGGCTCATGCAGCCCATCTCGCAGGCCTGCTCGTCGGTCTGTACTACGGAAAGAAGCTTAGGATATTGAGAAGGTGGAGAATGTGGTAA